CTTGATGTTGAAACGGGCATCGATGAACGGGGTGATCGCCTCCGGCGGCAGCTTGATCGCGTAGTTGGTCTGGAGCTGCTTGCGATAGCCCTCCGCGGTGAGCTTGTCCTCGGTCTCGATCATCTTTTCCGTCGGCGTCGGCGGCACGTAGAGGCGGTAGTCCTCGAGTCCGATCGGTGCAGTCAGCACCAGATGGGCGACGCGGTCGGGGTAGGCGCGGGCGATGCGCACGCCCAGCATGCCGCCGAGCGAATGGGCGACGATCTCGGCCCTGTCGATCTTGAGGTGATCGAGCAGCGCGATGGTGTTGCGCGCCAGATTGTCGAAGTGGAGCTCGCCGGCCGGCTTGGATGATTTGCCGAAGCCGATCTGGTCCGGCACGACGACGCGAAAGCCGGCCTCGCCCAGCATCTTGATCACGGGCGCCCAGTAGCTCGACGGGAAATTGCGCCCGTGCAACAGCACCACGGTGCGGCCGTTCGGCAGCGCGGGTGCCACGTCCATATAGGCCATGCTGAGCTGCTCGCCGTCGTTGACCAGCGGCAGGAGGTGTACGGGATAGGGATAGGCAAAGCCTTCGAGCGCGATGCCATAGGGTTCGCGCGGCGCGGTGTCGGCAGCGTTGGCGAAGGAGAGCGGGGCGGTGAGGAGGACTGCGGCGAGCGCGGCCGGGAGGATGCGGTTCATGGGGGTCTCGTGTTTGGAGCCGTCATTCCGGGGCGCGCGCAGCGCGAGCCCGGAACCTCGAGATTCCGGGTTCGGCTCTGCCGAGCCGCCCCGGAATGAGGGAGGCCATAAACGCGCGGATGGCCGGGTCAAGCCCGACCATGACGAGACCATCCATTCACACGCAAACGTGCGATTTCACGCAGCTTGCGTGATCAATCCTTCCCGTCGCCGAACAGCGCGGCGAACTGCTTCTCGCCGGCGCGGGTGAAATTCACGACGCGGCTGCCGGGGGTGGCATCGCGCGCGGCCCATTTGAGTTCGGCGAAGCGCTGCATCATCGCGGCGCCCAGCGTGCCGGCGAGATGGTGCCGCCGCTCACTCCAGTCGAGGCAGGCCTTGCATACCGGCCGGCGAGGATGGGTGAGCATATCAGGCGAGATCTGCAAATGCTTGGCGAGGAAGCGCTCGCCCTCGGCCGTGAGCTCGATCTCCTGCTTCTTCTGCCTGACCAACTGCCGCGCCCGCATGGTGTCGAGCATCTGCACGCCGAGATCGCCGGCGAGATGGTCGTAGCAGATCCGCGCGCGCCGCAGCGCCGGATCCTTCGGGCCGGTGCGCACCCGCATGTGGCCGGTCCGCGCGGCAAGCCCCGCCAGGCCCTCGAGCACACCGGCGACGTCGTCATCGGTGAGGCGATAATAACGATGCCGGCCCTGCTTCTCCGGCTCGACGAGGCCGCCGGCCTCGAGCTTCGAAAGGTGGGAGCTCGCGGTCTGCGGCGTAATGCCGGCCTCCTGCGCCAGCTCGCTCGCGGTCAGCGCGCGGCCGTTCATCAGCGCGGTGAGCATGTTGGCGCGGGCGGGATCGCCGACCAGCGAAGCGACCATGGCGATGTCGGGACCTGATTTCATGCTTCGATGGTAGCCGAAGCATCGCGGTCGGGCAAGCGCGTAGCGTGTTGCCACATCGTCGTTGCGAACGAACGCCGAAGCAAAATCCACCGCGGATTCCTCATCCTGAGGAGCGCGCCCTTGCGCGCGTCTCGAAGGATGAAGGCCTGGCCGGTGGCCTCGCCCTTCGAGGCGCGCGTTCCGCGCTCCTCAGGGTGAGGATCTGGTTTCGGTGATTGCGTTTGTGCAACGACGATGCGGAAACACAGGAGCCATCATGTCCGTCACCGTCTTCATCCGCTACCAGCTCGATCCGTTCAAGCGCGCGCAGTTCGAGGAATACTCGAAACGCTGGCTCACCATCATCCCGAAATGCGGCGGTGACCTGATCGGCTATTTCATGCCGCATGAGGGCACCAACAACATTGCGTTTGCGCTGATCACCTTCGAGAGTCTGGCGGCGTATGAAGCCTATCGTGCGCGGCTGCGGCAGGACGCGGAAGGCATAGCGAACTTTCATTTCGCCGAGGAAAACAAGTTCATTCTCGCAGAAGAGCGCACCTTCCTGCGTAAGGTGGTATTGTAGGCCACGACATCGTTCGCAGGAGACCGCCCATGATCGCCGTGATCTTCGAAGTCTGGCCGAAGCCGGAGCACCGCCAGGACTATTTCGACCTCGCGGCCGACCTGAAGCCACTGCTGCAAACCATCGACGGCTTCATCTCGGTCGAGCGCTTCGAAAGCCTGACCGAGAAGGGCAAGATCCTGTCGGTGTCGTTCTGGCGCGACGAGACGGCGGTCGAGGCCTGGCGCAACACGATGGAACATCGGCGCACCCAGGCCAAGGGCAGGGCGAAGATATTCGCCGACTATCATCTGCGCATCGCCAGCGTCATCCGAGACTACGGCATGACGGATCGAGACGAGGCGCCGAAGGACAGCCGTGCGGTGCACGACGCCGGTTAGCCGCCAGCACTATTCAATCTATGGTGGACATCTTGCACAGGTTGTGAGATGTCTATGCCGCGCTCGTCATTTTATTTGGAGCGCGTGCAGTTGATAGTTTGAAATTGATTTCAATCCGCCCCTTTTGATGGGCGGTCAAAATGCGCCGAGCGTCAGAGCGAGGTGTTTGATATGACCATTTTTGTTGGGCCTCCGTCCCTTGCCATTCGAAACAAGCCGATCACGAATGAACTGAGAAGCGTGTTGAACACCGCCGCTGAAGCTGCAGGTGTCGACACAATCCGGATTACGTCGGGCGGACAGGATGCGCTCGGTCACGGCACCCGCCGCACCGGATCCACCCGCCACGACCTCGGACGCGCGGCCGATTTGCAATGCGTCGTCGGTGGTCAGGCGCTGACGTTCACCGACGAAGCGGCTCCGCCGGGCATCTTGCGTTTCGTGATGGCCGCGGCTGCAGCTGGCGCCATCGGCATCGGCGCAGGCGTCGGCTACATGGGCAACCGGACGATCCACGTCGGCTTCGGCACCTCCGTCAACGACCACAACAGGCTGACCTGGGGGGTCGGAGGCCGATCGGCCACCGCCCCGCAATGGTTGCGCGATGCGGCGCAGGATGGCTGGGATGGAGGAGGGCCCATGTTGCCGCCGGCGTCGGCTGACGAAGCCATTCATCCCGGGCGTTACGCGGTGATGGCGCGCGACGGCCTGAAGCTGCGTGGTGGCCCGGGCACGAATTTCGGGTCGGACAGAACGCTGCCCGCTGGGACCGAGCTGAAGGTCGTCGCCGTCTCCAACGTCGATCCCGCCTGGGTCCGCGTCGATCTCGAGGATGACGGTCTGCTCGACGGTTACGTCTTTGCAGCCTTTCTCGCCGCGGTCGAAGCTGCGCCGGCTTGAGACGACTGACGAGGCCCATCGATTCCATGTTCAGCGACGGAGTTCATCATGGTGAGCGTCGACGATATCAGGTGGTTCAAGCAGCATTTTCGCACGCAGATCGAGGCAGCCTTGCCGGGCACGCCCCTGGACGTCGACATGATCGTTGCGATCGCGTGCCAGGAAACGGGCTACATCTGGTCCGTGCTCCGCAAGAAGAACCTTCCGCTCGATCGTGTCCTCGCGCTCTGCGTCGGCGACACCATCGATTTCCAGGGGCCGGGCAGGGGACGGCAAGCCTTCCCGCGCAACAAGGCGCTCCTGCTGGCCGAGACCAATGGGCAGGGGATGTTCGACATCGCACGCGATGCCCTGGAGCAGATGTCAGCCTTCGTCCGTGGCTACGAGCGTGCCGTCGCCAATCCTGACAAGTTCTGCCACGGATTTGGAGTGTTTCAGCGCGATCTTCAGTTCTTCAAGGACGATCCGGACTACTTTCTCGAACGGCGCTACGAGAATTTCGCCGATACGCTCGCGCAATGCCTTGGGGAATTGAGGCGCGGGCTGAAGAAGCTCGGCTTTCAGTCGAGGACGAGCCTGACTGATCTCGAATTCTGCGCGGTCGCCATCGCCTACAACACCGGTGGCTTCAATCCGGCGAAAGGTTTGAAGCAAGGCCACAAGGATGACAGCGGGAAATATTACGGCGAGCAGATCTTCGACTTTCTGACGTTGTCGCGGACGGTCGACGGCGCTGAGGTGTTGGCGCCGGGACGTTACGTCGTGATGGCCCGCGGCGGCCTGAAGCTGCGTGGCGGCCCGGGGACGAACTTTGCCTCGGAAAAGACCCTTCCGCTCGGCAGCGAATTGGACGTCGTCGAGACCAGCAGCCTGGATTCGACCTGGGTGCGGGTGGACCTGGAAGGCGACGGCCTTCTCGACGGTTACGTGTTTGCAAGCTTCCTCTCGCCGGCCCAGCAACATATGGCCTCACGAGAGGACGTCCCCGAGCCGGCCTGACGCGGTCGGTTCGTCGAGCGTAGTCCGCCGCCATCTTTGGTGGACGAAGAAACACACGAGCTGCGGCGCACTGGCGGTCGTCGCTGCGCATCCCCATTTCTGCGGCGAGCCATCGTCATGGGGAGAAAAACATGCACGTCACGACCGCGGACAAGCGCGCGACATTCAGGAAGATGCACGAGAGCGGCTGTTTCATCCTGCCCAATCCGGTCGACGTCGGCAGCGCGAAAGCGTTGCAGCATCTCGGCTTCAAGGCGATCGCGTCATCGAGTGCGGGCTTTGCCTGGACCATCGGCAAGGCCGACAACCGTGTCACCGTCGAGGACGTCTGTCAGCATCTGGCAGCATTGAGCTCGGCGGTCGACATTCCCGTGAACGCGGATTTCGAGGGTGGCTTTGCAGTCGAGCCCGACAAGGTCGCCGACAATGTCGAGCGCTGTGTGCGTACCGGCGTGGCCGGCCTGTCGATCGAGGATTCCACTGGCGACAAGGCCAAGCCGCTCTACGACCGCGCGCTCGCGGTCGAGCGGATCGAGGCTTCGCGCAAGGCGATCGGCGATAGCGGCACGCTGCTGGTCGGCCGGTGTGAAGCTTATCTGTGGGGTGTCACCGACCTCAAGCTCGTCATCGACAGGCTCAGCGCCTACGCGGACGCCGGCGCCGACTGCCTCTATGCGCCGGGTCTGAAGAGCCGCGAGGACATCGCCGCGGTGGTGAAGGCGGTGCATCCGAAGCCGTTCAACCTCCTGATCGGCGGTTCCGGTCTGTCGCTTCAGGAAGCCGCCGATCTCGGCGTCCGCCGGATCAGCGTCGGCGGCTCGCTCGCCCGCGCCGCCTGGGGCGGCTTCATGCGCGCGGCGAAGGAGATGGCAGAGCAGGGGACCTTCGCCGAGCTCGGCAACGGCTATTCCGGCGGCGAGCTCAACAAGATGTTCAGCTAGGCGAACGAAGAGCGGCGGGACATTGTCCCGCCGCGCTCACGTCTCATTGCGAACTGTTACTTCGCGCCGTCAGACGGAGTCTGTGCATCCGGCGCCGGCTTTGCAGCAGGGGTATCCGGAGCCGGGGCAGCCGGCTTGCTCGGCGCCGCGCCCGTGGTCACGCCCGGCTCGGTGTTGGTGCGCGGCGTCACGTCGCGCATGGCCGGAGGCGCCGCCGGATTGGTCGGCTGCGTCTGCGCGGTCTGCGAGGCCGGCGTGTTGCTGGCCTGGTTGGTCGTGCTGGTATTGTTCAAGCCGTAGAACACGGCACCTAGCACCAACGCGATCGCAACGGCGAACAATGCAACCTTGCCGCTGGAGGCGGGGCCTTCGCCAAGCTCGGGATCGGCCTGAAGCTCGGCATCCCGGCGCGCCGCACGGACATACTCATCGTCGGCGAGGTTCGGGCGATACGGATCGTTGGGAAAACGCTCGTCAGCCATCATTAGTCTCCTCGTTTATTGCGGCTGGACAACCCGTGGATGCGAGATTCTGTTCCGCGTTCCCCAATGCTTTCGTCGCATGTTGCCTCCGCGTCGGGAATCGGGAACTTGTTCCTCAGGGAACCCCGCGCGGGAGTTCCATGGCAGGAGGAGGGAACAAGCCGATGTGGAGCCTGCCACCAACTGATAGCGTGTTGCATTTCCTGTCGCTGGTTGCGGTGGCCGCGCAGGGCATGACGGCTGCGCTCGCTGCCGGACGCCGCAGCATGGACTGGCTAGGGGTCTGCTTCCTCGGCTGCATCACCGCGCTCGGTGGCGGCACGCTGCGCGATCTCTTTCTCGGACATTATCCGCTGGCTTGGGTGCAGAAGCCGATCTATCTCGCGCTGGCGGGCGGCGCGGCTTTGGTCACCATCCTGATCGCGCGTCTCGTGCACCGGCTGAAGGTCGCCTTCATCGTGCTCGATGCCATCGGCCTCGTCGTCTTCACCATGATCGGCTGTGACGTTGCCTGGCAGATGGATGCGACGCTGCCGATCGTCATCGTCTCCGGCATGGTGACCGGCTGCGCCGGCGGCGTGTTGCGCGACGTGCTCTGCAACGACGTGCCGCTGCTGTTTCGCTCCGAACTGTACGCCAGCGTCTCGGTGGTGACGGGACTGTTCTACGCGACGGCGTTTGGATTGCAGCTCAACGCCGAGCTCTGGACGATCCTGACCTTCGTGCTTGGCCTCAGCTTCCGCCTGCTCGCGGTGCGCTACAAATGGGAGATGCCGAAATTCGTCTTCACGGGAGATGAGGAGAAGTAGGGCTTATTTTTTCGCCTCGCTCTATCAGCGTCGTCATTGCGAGCGGAGCGAAGCAATCCAGGGATGCTCCGCGGAGAGTGTCTAGATTGCTTCGTCGCTGCGCTCCTCGCAATGACGGGGACTACTCCTGCTTTCTCGCCTTCGCCACCTGCGCCGGTGTCACCAGCGGGCCTGCATTGCCCCAGGAGTTGCGGATGTAGTTCGTCACCGCCGCGATCTCGTCGTCGGACAATTGCTTGGCATAGGCCGGCATCTCGCCGGTATTGGGCGCGCGCGGCGTCGTCACGGTGTGGGCGCCGTCGAGGATGATGCGCAAGGTGGAGGACGGATTGATCGATTGCAGCAGCGCATTGCCGGGCAGCGGTGGGTAGATCCGCGGGCTGCCGGTGCCATCGGCCTCATGGCAGGCGACGCAGAGCTTTGCGTAGACCGCCTGGCCGGCCTTCATCTCGGCATCATCGGGCGGCGTGACGATCGTCTCGCGCCGCGCCGGAGGCAGGCCCTTCAAATAGACCGCGATCGCGCGCACGTCGGCATCGCTCATCTTCGAGGTCGAATTGACGATCACCTCCGCCATCGGCCCGCCGGCATGGCTCTTGGCGTTGCGCCCGCTTTGCAGATATTCGGTGATGTCCTGGGCACTCCACGATTTCAGCCCGGTGCGGGCAGCGCCATCGAGCCTTGGCGCATACCAGTCGCCGACCTCGCTGCCGGACAGAGCCTGCGCCTGCTTGTCCGCGCCAAAATAGTTTTTCGGCGTATGGCAGGCGCCGCAATGGCCGAGACCGGTGACGAGATAGCCGCCTCTGTTCCACGCGGCGCTCTGACTCTGGTCGGGCTCGAACAGGCCCGGCTTGAAGTACAGATAGTTCCAGACCCGCATCAAGCCGCGATAGCCGAACGGCCAGCGCAGCTCCGGCGGCTTGTTGCGGCTGGTGACGGGCGCCAGCGTCCCCAGATAAGCCCGGATCGCCAGCGTGTCGTCCTTCGTCATCCGCGTGAAATAGGGATAGGGAAACGCCGGATAATAGTTCGAACCATCAGGCGCGACGCCATAGCGCAAGGCGCGTGTGAAGTCGGCGTCCGACCAGGCGCCGATTCCGGAGTCACGGTCCGGGGTCAGGTTCGGCGTATAGATCGCACCGAAGGACGTATCGATGCGCTTTCCGCCCGCGAACGGCTTTGCCGGATCGGCGGTGTGGCAGCCCGCGCAGTCGCCGGACTCGACCAGCGCCTTGCCATGGGCGATCAACTCCGGCGACGGCTCTGCGGCAACGGCCGCGTTCGCAACCGCACTGCACAACGCGATCACCACCAGAATCGTCCGCATCGAAGGCCTCTCCTGCGACCAATCGCCATCATGCCGCATCAGCGGGACGTCACGTCATTTCGCGACGGCGGGGGTATGGTGACACAAATTGAAAATGCCCAGCGTGTTTCAGGCCACGAAATTGCGATTTTTACCCGGCGCTCCCTTTGGTCCAGAATTGTGATGCGGAGCGTTAAATATCCGACATAGAGTGGCGGAGGTGGTCGGCGCGCCCTAGCTAAAAACAACGGGCAGGCAACGACTTAAGCGGCAAGACCTGAACAGGGCGTTGGAAAGAGGACAGCATGGGAATCAACCAGGGTCCGATCAGTCTCGATCAAAAATACACGCAAGGCACCGGACACGTCTTCACCACGGGCATCCAGGCTCTGGTCCGCCTGCCCATGGCCCAGATCCGGCGCGACCGCGCCAACGGCCTCAACACCGCCGGCTTCATCTCCGGCTATCGCGGCTCGCCGCTTGGCGGCTATGACCAGCAGCTCTTCGCCGCGCGAAAACATCTCGAACAATACAACATCAAGTTCCAACCCGGCGTGAACGAGGATCTGGCGGCGACCGCCGTCTGGGGCTCGCAGCAGCTCAATCTCTCGCCCGGCGCCAAATATGACGGCGTCGTCGGCATCTGGTACGGCAAGGGCCCCGGCGTCGACCGCTGCGGGGACGTGTTCCGCCACGGCAATGCCGCGGGCTCGGCGAAGAACGGTGGCGTGCTCTGTCTTGCCGGCGACGACCACGGCGCAAAATCCTCGACTGTCCCGCATCAATCCGACCATGCCTTCATGTCGGCGCTGATGCCCTATCTCTATCCGTCCAGCATCCACGAGATGATCGAGATGGGTCTGCTCGGCATCGCGATGTCGCGCTACTCCGGCTGCTGGGTCGGCATGAAGGTGATCACGGAGACGGTGGAGACCACCGCCGAGATCGATCTCACCGACGAGATGAAGCCCTTCATCATCCCTGCCGATTTCGAGCTGCCGCCCGGCGGCCTCAATCTGCGCTGGCCCGACGACCGCTTCGAGCAGGACCGCCGCCTCCAGGACTACAAGGGCTTTGCCGCGATCGCCTTTGCGCGCGCCAACAAGGTCAACCGCGTCACCATGGATTCGCCGAACGCGCGCTTCGGCATCATGGCATCAGGCAAGAGCTATGAGGACGTCCGCCAGGCATTGCGCGAGCTCGGGATCACCGAGGAGGTCGCCGCCAAGATCGGCTTGCGCCTCTATAAGATCGGCATGCCCTGGCCGCTGGAGCCGGAGGGGGTACGGCAGTTCGCCGTCGGACTCGAAGAGATCTTCATCGTCGAGGAACGCCGCGAGATCGTCGAGAACCAGGTCAAGCAGGAGCTGTTCAACTGGCGCGACGACGTCCGCCCACGCATCGTCGGCAAGATGGATGAGCACGACAAGCGGTTCCTCACCTTCGCCGCCGAGCTCAGCGTCGCCTCGCTCGCGACCTCGCTGACCGAGCGGCTGCTTCGACTTAATCTCAACCCTGAAATTGCGGAGATGCTCCGCGTCAAGGCCGACTGGTTCAACGGCCGCCAGGCGACCCAGATGCAGGCGGTCGCACCTGTCTCCCGCACCCCGTATTTCTGCTCCGGCTGCCCCCACAACACTTCGACCAAGGTCCCCGAAGGAAGCCGCGCCATGGCTGGCATCGGCTGCCACTTCATGGCGCTGTGGATGGACCGCTCCACCGAGACGTTTACCCAAATGGGCGGCGAGGGCGTACCGTGGGTCGGCGTTGCGCCCTTCACCAATGAAGAGCATGTGTTCGCCAATCTCGGCGATGGCACCTACTTCCACTCCGGAAGCCTTGCGATCCGCCAGGCGATCGCCTCGGGCGCCAATGTCACCTACAAGATCCTCTACAACGATGCGACCGCGATGACCGGCGGCCAGCATGTCGACGGCGAGTTGTCGCCGCAGCAGATCACCTTCCAGCTCCACGCCGAAGGTCTCCGCGAGATCTATCTGGTCTCCGAAAATCCCGACGCCTATCCGGCGAGCGAGATCGCCCCCGGCGTCAAGACCGCGCATCGCGACGAGCTCGATACGGTTCAGAAGACGCTGCGCAAGGTGAAGGGCGCATCCGCGATCGTCTTCGTGCA
This genomic stretch from Bradyrhizobium sp. CCGB12 harbors:
- a CDS encoding indolepyruvate ferredoxin oxidoreductase family protein; this encodes MGINQGPISLDQKYTQGTGHVFTTGIQALVRLPMAQIRRDRANGLNTAGFISGYRGSPLGGYDQQLFAARKHLEQYNIKFQPGVNEDLAATAVWGSQQLNLSPGAKYDGVVGIWYGKGPGVDRCGDVFRHGNAAGSAKNGGVLCLAGDDHGAKSSTVPHQSDHAFMSALMPYLYPSSIHEMIEMGLLGIAMSRYSGCWVGMKVITETVETTAEIDLTDEMKPFIIPADFELPPGGLNLRWPDDRFEQDRRLQDYKGFAAIAFARANKVNRVTMDSPNARFGIMASGKSYEDVRQALRELGITEEVAAKIGLRLYKIGMPWPLEPEGVRQFAVGLEEIFIVEERREIVENQVKQELFNWRDDVRPRIVGKMDEHDKRFLTFAAELSVASLATSLTERLLRLNLNPEIAEMLRVKADWFNGRQATQMQAVAPVSRTPYFCSGCPHNTSTKVPEGSRAMAGIGCHFMALWMDRSTETFTQMGGEGVPWVGVAPFTNEEHVFANLGDGTYFHSGSLAIRQAIASGANVTYKILYNDATAMTGGQHVDGELSPQQITFQLHAEGLREIYLVSENPDAYPASEIAPGVKTAHRDELDTVQKTLRKVKGASAIVFVQTCAAEKRRRRKRGTMEDPARRVMINPAVCEGCGDCSVQSNCISVEPLETEFGRKRAINQSSCNKDYSCLKGFCPSFVTVDGGKPRHRAPAELADIGALPEPASRPTLDKPYNIAVGGVGGTGVLTIGALLGMAAHIEGKASMILDMSGLAQKGGAVLSHVRLSDHPAEVTCSRIVTGTADLVLAADEVVAVAKDTISLCDSSRTRGIINSHVIPTADFILNRDFNFQTRKLNAVLETALHKDSVFFDFTKPAEQLLGDAIATNMMMMGYAYQKGLFPLSAESIEQAIEVNGVSIKMNKEAFRLGRLAVADPQRLADMLKGTDEAVAPKTLDAMTLDEVIEHRAKHLTAYQNTRLAKRYRKLIDQVRDAAVKGGYGEALPRAVAVNYAKLLAYKDEYEVARLYTDAAFEQQLRDQFEGDFKFSFNLAPPILASGVDALGRPKKRAFGPWMLKTFRVLAKFKFLRGTPFDIFGRSADRKLERDLIAGYEKDVSTVLGLLSPVTADTAVELLSLPDRIRGYGPVKEKAVADAKTRYAQLAADLANPPPAPRQIAAE
- a CDS encoding SH3 domain-containing protein gives rise to the protein MVSVDDIRWFKQHFRTQIEAALPGTPLDVDMIVAIACQETGYIWSVLRKKNLPLDRVLALCVGDTIDFQGPGRGRQAFPRNKALLLAETNGQGMFDIARDALEQMSAFVRGYERAVANPDKFCHGFGVFQRDLQFFKDDPDYFLERRYENFADTLAQCLGELRRGLKKLGFQSRTSLTDLEFCAVAIAYNTGGFNPAKGLKQGHKDDSGKYYGEQIFDFLTLSRTVDGAEVLAPGRYVVMARGGLKLRGGPGTNFASEKTLPLGSELDVVETSSLDSTWVRVDLEGDGLLDGYVFASFLSPAQQHMASREDVPEPA
- a CDS encoding SH3 domain-containing protein encodes the protein MTIFVGPPSLAIRNKPITNELRSVLNTAAEAAGVDTIRITSGGQDALGHGTRRTGSTRHDLGRAADLQCVVGGQALTFTDEAAPPGILRFVMAAAAAGAIGIGAGVGYMGNRTIHVGFGTSVNDHNRLTWGVGGRSATAPQWLRDAAQDGWDGGGPMLPPASADEAIHPGRYAVMARDGLKLRGGPGTNFGSDRTLPAGTELKVVAVSNVDPAWVRVDLEDDGLLDGYVFAAFLAAVEAAPA
- a CDS encoding antibiotic biosynthesis monooxygenase; protein product: MIAVIFEVWPKPEHRQDYFDLAADLKPLLQTIDGFISVERFESLTEKGKILSVSFWRDETAVEAWRNTMEHRRTQAKGRAKIFADYHLRIASVIRDYGMTDRDEAPKDSRAVHDAG
- a CDS encoding alpha/beta fold hydrolase, producing the protein MNRILPAALAAVLLTAPLSFANAADTAPREPYGIALEGFAYPYPVHLLPLVNDGEQLSMAYMDVAPALPNGRTVVLLHGRNFPSSYWAPVIKMLGEAGFRVVVPDQIGFGKSSKPAGELHFDNLARNTIALLDHLKIDRAEIVAHSLGGMLGVRIARAYPDRVAHLVLTAPIGLEDYRLYVPPTPTEKMIETEDKLTAEGYRKQLQTNYAIKLPPEAITPFIDARFNIKGSPDYPRWLRAFVNSGQMIYREPVAHEIPLITLPTLFVMGADDHNAPGRPNAPEALRAKMGQNAELAKALAAKMPNARAEVIPDTGHLVFLEAPEKYRELVLGFLGR
- a CDS encoding trimeric intracellular cation channel family protein is translated as MWSLPPTDSVLHFLSLVAVAAQGMTAALAAGRRSMDWLGVCFLGCITALGGGTLRDLFLGHYPLAWVQKPIYLALAGGAALVTILIARLVHRLKVAFIVLDAIGLVVFTMIGCDVAWQMDATLPIVIVSGMVTGCAGGVLRDVLCNDVPLLFRSELYASVSVVTGLFYATAFGLQLNAELWTILTFVLGLSFRLLAVRYKWEMPKFVFTGDEEK
- a CDS encoding NIPSNAP family protein, whose amino-acid sequence is MSVTVFIRYQLDPFKRAQFEEYSKRWLTIIPKCGGDLIGYFMPHEGTNNIAFALITFESLAAYEAYRARLRQDAEGIANFHFAEENKFILAEERTFLRKVVL
- a CDS encoding cytochrome c is translated as MRTILVVIALCSAVANAAVAAEPSPELIAHGKALVESGDCAGCHTADPAKPFAGGKRIDTSFGAIYTPNLTPDRDSGIGAWSDADFTRALRYGVAPDGSNYYPAFPYPYFTRMTKDDTLAIRAYLGTLAPVTSRNKPPELRWPFGYRGLMRVWNYLYFKPGLFEPDQSQSAAWNRGGYLVTGLGHCGACHTPKNYFGADKQAQALSGSEVGDWYAPRLDGAARTGLKSWSAQDITEYLQSGRNAKSHAGGPMAEVIVNSTSKMSDADVRAIAVYLKGLPPARRETIVTPPDDAEMKAGQAVYAKLCVACHEADGTGSPRIYPPLPGNALLQSINPSSTLRIILDGAHTVTTPRAPNTGEMPAYAKQLSDDEIAAVTNYIRNSWGNAGPLVTPAQVAKARKQE
- a CDS encoding winged helix-turn-helix domain-containing protein, translated to MKSGPDIAMVASLVGDPARANMLTALMNGRALTASELAQEAGITPQTASSHLSKLEAGGLVEPEKQGRHRYYRLTDDDVAGVLEGLAGLAARTGHMRVRTGPKDPALRRARICYDHLAGDLGVQMLDTMRARQLVRQKKQEIELTAEGERFLAKHLQISPDMLTHPRRPVCKACLDWSERRHHLAGTLGAAMMQRFAELKWAARDATPGSRVVNFTRAGEKQFAALFGDGKD
- a CDS encoding oxaloacetate decarboxylase codes for the protein MHVTTADKRATFRKMHESGCFILPNPVDVGSAKALQHLGFKAIASSSAGFAWTIGKADNRVTVEDVCQHLAALSSAVDIPVNADFEGGFAVEPDKVADNVERCVRTGVAGLSIEDSTGDKAKPLYDRALAVERIEASRKAIGDSGTLLVGRCEAYLWGVTDLKLVIDRLSAYADAGADCLYAPGLKSREDIAAVVKAVHPKPFNLLIGGSGLSLQEAADLGVRRISVGGSLARAAWGGFMRAAKEMAEQGTFAELGNGYSGGELNKMFS